One genomic segment of Chitinibacter sp. FCG-7 includes these proteins:
- a CDS encoding DUF1615 family protein, with the protein MRRILILSAALLLAACASQPVTAPLATPSVSPEPTATAQSMPAQTPQPTPSVSPIPSTAPTVRPSARPQISEAQGRVLMGKLLPAKMPDREGWIDDMLDAFTALKLAYTPEYICALAATIEQESSWQGDPVVPGLPKIVWGAIEDRAEKYHLPLLAVQTALLKTSPTGKSYKARIDSLRTEREMNDLFEDLAAEAKNLNLPLNMKNPIRTGGPMQVSIEFAQSHVKVWPYPYAMKGSVRSEVFTRRGGVYFGTAILLQYPAPYTDMVYRFADFNAGRYASRNAAFQQVVSHLSGKELVEDGDLLRYQNGNPSGTSSVQSALYGMSTQLGLSRDEILRDLKLEKLNAFAQSPLYQKVYALAERNGKSWPRASMPQIDLKSPKITRKLTTEWFANRVKWRYDTCMKRL; encoded by the coding sequence ATGCGTCGGATCTTGATATTAAGCGCGGCTTTGCTCCTTGCTGCCTGTGCCAGCCAGCCCGTAACAGCGCCGCTGGCCACGCCTAGCGTGAGCCCGGAGCCCACCGCAACAGCGCAGAGCATGCCTGCCCAAACTCCCCAGCCTACGCCTAGCGTGAGCCCAATACCCAGCACAGCGCCAACGGTGAGGCCGAGCGCGCGTCCGCAGATCAGCGAGGCGCAGGGGCGGGTACTGATGGGCAAGCTACTCCCCGCCAAAATGCCAGATCGCGAGGGCTGGATTGACGATATGCTCGACGCGTTTACCGCGCTCAAGCTGGCCTATACGCCGGAATATATTTGCGCGCTGGCCGCCACCATTGAGCAGGAGTCGAGCTGGCAAGGCGATCCGGTGGTGCCGGGTTTGCCAAAAATTGTCTGGGGCGCGATTGAAGATCGGGCAGAAAAATATCATCTGCCGCTGCTTGCGGTGCAGACCGCGCTGCTGAAAACATCGCCCACTGGAAAAAGCTACAAAGCCCGCATTGACAGCTTGCGCACCGAGCGTGAAATGAACGATCTATTTGAAGATTTGGCGGCCGAGGCCAAGAATCTGAACTTGCCGCTGAATATGAAAAACCCGATTCGTACTGGCGGGCCCATGCAGGTGAGCATCGAGTTTGCCCAGTCGCATGTCAAAGTGTGGCCTTATCCGTATGCGATGAAAGGCAGCGTGCGCAGCGAAGTATTTACTCGCCGGGGAGGGGTGTATTTTGGTACAGCCATTCTGCTGCAATATCCAGCGCCCTATACTGATATGGTGTATCGCTTTGCCGATTTTAATGCCGGGCGCTATGCCAGCCGCAACGCGGCCTTTCAGCAGGTGGTATCGCATCTGAGTGGCAAGGAGTTGGTTGAAGACGGTGATTTGTTACGCTACCAGAATGGCAATCCAAGCGGCACCAGCAGTGTGCAATCGGCTTTGTACGGGATGTCTACGCAGCTGGGCCTGAGTCGGGATGAAATTTTGCGCGATCTAAAGCTGGAAAAACTCAATGCGTTTGCCCAGTCGCCCCTGTATCAAAAAGTGTATGCGCTGGCCGAGCGCAACGGCAAAAGCTGGCCGCGCGCCAGCATGCCGCAGATTGATTTGAAGAGCCCGAAAATTACCCGCAAGCTCACCACCGAATGGTTTGCCAACCGGGTTAAATGGCGTTACGACACCTGCATGAAGCGGCTTTGA
- a CDS encoding ABC-F family ATPase — protein sequence MISSNGITMQFGAKPLFEKVSVKFGDGNRYGLIGANGCGKSTFMKILGGDLEPSAGNVSLEPGVRLGKLKQDQFAYEDQRVLDVVMQGHVELWAAIHERDAIYANLDATEDDYMRAAELEGLVAEYDGYTAEARAGALLLGAGVPIEQHNGPMSDVAPGWKLRVLLAQALFSNPDVLLLDEPTNNLDINTIRWLEHTLNERNSTMIIISHDRHFLNQVCTHVADVDYGNIQIYPGNYDDYMLASTQARERALTDNSKAKERVAELQAFAQRFAANKSKSRQATSRLKLADKIKEGMVEVKPSSRQNPYIRFEMDEKQKLHRQAFEMTNVSKAFDKTLFSKLNFIFEAGQKMAVIGGNGVGKSTLMKMLVGVLEPDAGTIKWAEKAEPGYFAQDHEEDFAEDITLFDWMKQWGQPGDDDQVIRGILGRLLFGGDDVKKSVKVLSGGEKGRMLYGKLILQKPNVLVMDEPTNHMDMESIESLNMALELYKGTLIFVSHDRQFVSSLATQILELNGDGTYTHFLGGYEEYLESRGLE from the coding sequence ATGATTAGTTCTAATGGCATTACGATGCAGTTTGGCGCCAAGCCACTGTTCGAAAAAGTCTCGGTAAAATTTGGCGATGGTAATCGCTATGGTTTGATTGGCGCCAATGGTTGCGGTAAATCGACCTTTATGAAAATCCTCGGTGGCGATCTGGAGCCGAGTGCAGGTAATGTTTCGCTCGAGCCGGGCGTTCGCCTCGGTAAATTAAAGCAGGATCAGTTTGCCTACGAAGATCAGCGCGTGCTCGATGTCGTGATGCAAGGGCACGTTGAATTGTGGGCGGCGATCCACGAGCGTGATGCCATTTACGCCAATCTGGATGCGACCGAGGACGACTATATGCGTGCTGCCGAGCTGGAAGGCTTGGTCGCTGAATATGATGGTTATACCGCCGAAGCGCGCGCGGGCGCATTGCTACTTGGCGCGGGCGTGCCGATTGAGCAGCACAATGGCCCGATGTCAGATGTGGCACCGGGTTGGAAATTGCGCGTTTTGCTCGCGCAAGCGCTGTTCAGTAACCCTGACGTGCTGCTGCTCGATGAGCCGACCAATAACTTGGACATCAACACGATTCGCTGGCTGGAACACACGTTGAACGAGCGTAATTCAACGATGATCATTATTTCCCATGACCGTCACTTCTTGAATCAGGTGTGTACGCATGTGGCCGACGTTGATTACGGCAATATCCAGATTTACCCGGGTAATTACGACGATTATATGCTGGCATCGACTCAGGCTCGCGAGCGCGCGCTGACCGATAACAGCAAGGCCAAAGAGCGCGTGGCCGAGTTGCAGGCGTTTGCGCAGCGTTTTGCGGCGAATAAATCGAAAAGCCGTCAGGCGACCAGCCGTTTGAAACTGGCGGACAAGATCAAGGAAGGTATGGTTGAAGTGAAGCCATCTTCACGTCAGAACCCGTATATCCGCTTTGAAATGGACGAGAAGCAAAAGCTGCATCGCCAAGCGTTTGAAATGACCAATGTATCCAAAGCCTTCGACAAAACGCTGTTTTCCAAGCTGAACTTCATTTTTGAAGCGGGCCAGAAAATGGCGGTGATCGGTGGGAATGGCGTGGGTAAATCGACGCTGATGAAAATGCTGGTGGGGGTCTTGGAGCCGGATGCCGGTACGATCAAATGGGCAGAAAAAGCCGAGCCGGGCTATTTTGCGCAGGATCATGAAGAAGACTTCGCTGAAGACATCACGCTATTTGACTGGATGAAGCAATGGGGCCAGCCTGGTGATGATGACCAAGTGATTCGTGGCATCTTGGGTCGCCTGTTGTTTGGCGGCGATGATGTGAAAAAATCGGTCAAAGTACTATCGGGTGGTGAAAAAGGCCGCATGCTGTACGGCAAGCTGATTTTGCAAAAGCCAAACGTGCTGGTGATGGATGAGCCAACCAATCACATGGATATGGAATCGATCGAGTCGTTGAATATGGCGCTGGAGCTGTATAAAGGTACGCTGATTTTCGTTTCGCACGACCGCCAGTTTGTATCGTCTTTGGCGACGCAGATTCTGGAATTGAATGGCGATGGTACGTACACCCACTTCCTGGGTGGTTACGAGGAATACCTCGAAAGCCGTGGTCTGGAATAA
- a CDS encoding basic amino acid ABC transporter substrate-binding protein, translating to MLRTPFRFLTTALLAGLMLNAPAHAAKTYQVATDAAYAPFESLNEKKEAVGFDMDIMKAVAAKAGLKIKFVNTPWEGIFASLNNGDRDIVISAVTITPERKQSMDFSEPYFEAKQLIAVGQSSKVSKLADLKGKKIGVQTGTTGDEVAQKLLGKTSPNIKRFESTPLAIQELQTGGVDAVIADNGVVVNYVANNPKAKLKTIDDATFAKEYYGIVVKKGNKALLDQINKGIAAIKADGTYDKIYKQYFGK from the coding sequence ATGTTGCGCACCCCATTTCGCTTCTTAACTACAGCTCTACTGGCCGGTCTGATGCTCAATGCTCCAGCGCATGCCGCCAAAACCTATCAGGTTGCTACCGATGCCGCTTATGCCCCGTTCGAATCGCTGAACGAGAAAAAAGAAGCCGTTGGCTTTGATATGGACATCATGAAAGCCGTTGCCGCCAAAGCAGGGCTGAAGATCAAGTTCGTCAACACCCCTTGGGAAGGCATTTTCGCCTCACTGAACAATGGCGATCGTGACATTGTGATTTCAGCGGTGACCATCACCCCGGAACGCAAGCAATCCATGGATTTCTCTGAGCCTTACTTTGAAGCCAAACAGCTGATCGCTGTTGGCCAAAGCAGCAAAGTCAGCAAGCTGGCAGATCTGAAAGGCAAGAAAATTGGCGTACAAACCGGCACAACCGGCGATGAAGTAGCGCAAAAGCTGCTCGGCAAAACCAGCCCGAATATCAAACGTTTTGAATCAACGCCACTGGCGATTCAGGAACTGCAAACTGGCGGCGTTGACGCGGTGATTGCTGATAACGGCGTTGTGGTTAACTACGTGGCCAACAATCCTAAAGCCAAGCTTAAAACCATTGATGATGCGACATTTGCCAAAGAGTACTACGGCATTGTGGTGAAAAAAGGCAATAAAGCGCTGCTGGATCAAATCAATAAAGGCATCGCCGCAATCAAGGCTGATGGTACTTACGACAAGATTTATAAACAGTATTTCGGCAAATAA
- the infA gene encoding translation initiation factor IF-1, translating into MSKEDVVEMEGVVAEVFPDTRFRVTLTNGIEITAYASGKIRQNHIRIIAGDRVTVEMSPYDLTKGRVTFRHKDERGGPPAGGNFRRR; encoded by the coding sequence ATGTCAAAAGAAGACGTAGTTGAAATGGAAGGTGTTGTGGCCGAGGTTTTCCCGGACACGCGCTTTCGTGTAACTCTGACGAATGGGATCGAAATCACTGCCTACGCTTCAGGCAAGATTCGTCAAAACCACATCCGTATTATCGCGGGCGACCGTGTGACTGTTGAAATGTCACCCTATGACTTGACCAAAGGTCGCGTCACTTTCCGTCACAAAGACGAGCGTGGCGGCCCTCCTGCAGGTGGCAACTTCCGCCGCCGCTAA
- a CDS encoding LysR family transcriptional regulator, with the protein MKFTLRQLEVFVAVGQGESVSRAAEQLKMSQSATSTALAELERQYEMRLFDRVGKRLQLNELGALLLPRAIELLDRVQSMDAMLSGQHGFGPLRVGATLTIGNYLATLLIGDFMRQHPGCRVSLAVHNTATIVNQVVHFELDLGLIEGDCQHPDLIVLPWVADELVVFAAPQHPLAQQKKVSFEDLVAASWIVREQGSGTRQTFEFAMRHALSQLDIRLELEHTEAIKRAVESGLGIGCISRLALKDAFRRGSLVPLDVAGLDLARQFHFVVHKQKYQTPSMGAFLDLCKTATAGIRRSDEIAMPYIP; encoded by the coding sequence ATGAAATTCACCCTGAGGCAATTGGAAGTTTTCGTCGCTGTGGGGCAGGGGGAGAGTGTATCGCGCGCCGCCGAGCAGTTGAAAATGTCGCAATCGGCAACCAGCACGGCGCTGGCCGAGCTGGAGCGCCAGTATGAGATGCGGCTGTTTGACCGCGTTGGCAAGCGCTTGCAGCTCAATGAATTGGGTGCGCTGCTGCTGCCGCGTGCGATTGAATTGCTCGACCGGGTGCAAAGCATGGATGCCATGCTCAGTGGCCAGCATGGCTTTGGCCCTTTGCGTGTTGGCGCTACGCTGACGATAGGCAATTATCTGGCAACCCTGCTGATTGGTGATTTTATGCGCCAGCATCCGGGGTGTCGCGTGAGCTTGGCCGTGCATAACACCGCGACGATTGTGAATCAGGTGGTGCATTTTGAGCTGGATCTGGGGCTGATTGAGGGCGATTGCCAGCACCCAGATTTGATTGTCTTGCCGTGGGTTGCCGATGAACTAGTCGTCTTTGCCGCGCCGCAGCATCCGTTGGCGCAGCAGAAAAAAGTCAGCTTTGAAGATTTGGTGGCGGCATCATGGATTGTGCGCGAGCAGGGCTCGGGAACGCGGCAAACCTTCGAATTCGCCATGCGCCACGCTTTGTCGCAGCTGGATATCCGGCTGGAGCTGGAGCATACCGAAGCGATTAAACGCGCGGTTGAATCCGGCCTTGGTATTGGTTGTATTTCGCGGCTGGCGCTGAAAGACGCCTTCCGGCGCGGTAGCCTGGTACCGCTGGATGTTGCGGGGCTGGATCTGGCGCGGCAATTTCATTTTGTGGTGCACAAGCAGAAATACCAGACGCCCAGCATGGGGGCTTTTCTGGACTTATGCAAAACGGCAACGGCAGGCATTCGCCGCAGCGACGAAATTGCCATGCCTTATATCCCTTAG
- a CDS encoding amino acid ABC transporter permease, producing the protein MDFNQFWQQVQHAVPLLENFQLQMVWEYRELFIDGIKMTLGITLIAVILGTLIGLFAGMARLADVKHGPWKYPVRFFLRWPATAYVTFFRGTPLFVQILLTHFAVMPLLVHPDHGLILSGEMASTLRQEYGAFLSGLVALTLNAGAYITEIFRAGIQSIAKGQFEAARSLGMSYGQTMRFIIVPQAFRRMLPPLGNEAIMLLKDSSLVSAIGLGELAYAARTVAGAYSRYWEPYLTISLIYLIMTLVLAAGVNHLEKRYQQSGGIH; encoded by the coding sequence ATGGATTTCAATCAATTTTGGCAACAAGTGCAGCATGCCGTCCCGCTGCTAGAAAACTTCCAGCTCCAGATGGTCTGGGAGTATCGTGAGCTCTTTATCGACGGCATCAAAATGACGCTGGGCATTACGCTGATTGCCGTTATTTTGGGTACGCTGATCGGCTTGTTTGCCGGCATGGCACGTCTGGCCGACGTCAAGCACGGTCCGTGGAAGTATCCGGTCAGATTTTTTCTGCGCTGGCCCGCCACCGCTTATGTCACTTTTTTTCGTGGCACACCGCTCTTTGTACAGATTTTGCTGACCCACTTTGCCGTCATGCCCCTGCTGGTTCACCCAGACCATGGCTTGATTCTAAGCGGTGAAATGGCTTCAACACTGCGCCAGGAATACGGCGCTTTTCTATCCGGCCTTGTCGCCCTCACGCTCAATGCCGGTGCCTACATCACCGAAATTTTTCGCGCCGGGATTCAGTCGATTGCCAAAGGGCAGTTTGAAGCCGCCCGCTCGCTGGGCATGAGCTACGGCCAAACCATGCGCTTTATTATTGTGCCGCAAGCCTTTCGCCGCATGCTGCCGCCGCTGGGCAATGAAGCGATCATGCTGCTTAAAGATAGCTCGCTGGTTTCCGCCATTGGCTTGGGCGAGCTGGCCTACGCCGCCCGTACGGTGGCCGGCGCCTATTCACGCTACTGGGAACCCTACCTGACCATTTCACTGATCTATCTGATCATGACGCTGGTACTGGCTGCCGGGGTGAATCATCTGGAGAAACGCTACCAGCAAAGCGGTGGTATTCACTAA